GGCCGCAGAAACCAAATCCGCGTGCATCTGTGCGACATCGGTTTTCCGATTGTAGGCGATCGCCGCTATGGGAACGGGCAGAACCCTATTGGAAGACTGGGATTGCATGCTACATTGCTGTCGTTTGTTCATCCGCAAAGCGGTAAAGTGATGCAATTTGAATCTCCGGTACCGGGGAGTTTTATAAGAATGGTCAAATAGTAATAATGAACGATTTTGTACGGTTTGAGATTTTGAAACTTGTTCATATCAGAGTTTATCTGTTATTGTTTCTATTTCTTGGAGCAGCAACGCCATTTGTATTGATGCAATCAATTCCACTTACCGAAAACCAGGTTGCTGGGTCTGCCACAGCCTTGATTGCGCTGACTCTGACATACTTGTTTTTATTCAATCGTTATAAAATATGCGGGTATCTGAGAATGTATGAGGATAGAATTGAGTATTACAATCTGAATAAAGAAATTGAAATTGTATGTCCGGTTTCGGAAATGCGTTCTTTAAAATTACGGGTAAATGGGACTCATGATCAGAATTTTAAAATACCCTATGAACAATCAAATCTGAATTATAGCAATGCAAAGAAGGCTGTTAGCAGAATAGTTTTAACTTCATCAACAAGAATATTGAAAAATAAGATCAGGACTAAGGGTTATTCCTATGAGTTGCTAATAGAAATTCTCGAAGGATATCGAAAAGACGGAATCGATGTTAAATACACAATTTTCAAGTGATATATGGACATTTGTTTTCATGTGAAGTGATTTGTTACTTTTGTGTTTAGTATTGATTGACAATTAATCGTTGCTTTTTTCTGAAAAACATCCAAAATGGAAACAATTTTATTTATCCTCATCGGGATTGCTGTTTTAAACATCGTTTTGCTCTTTGTTTTTCGTCCGAAGCAGCAACAAACCGATGTTTCATCAAAGATTGATCTGTTTTCAGCATCGCTTCAGCGAGTCGAGACAGGGCTTAAAGATGATTTTCAGCGCAACCGCGAAGAGAGCGGAAAGCTTTCGAAAGAAAACCGGGACGAACTCAGCAACTCGCTGAAAGAATTTAAAACGGAGATGAGCGAGACGCTCAGATTGATTACCGAAGAAAATCGCAAAGCATTGGAAAAGCTCACTGCAACGGTTGAGCAGAAGCTTATATTATTGTCGGAACAATCGGGTAAAAATGCTGAACAGCAACGCGAAGCATTGGAGAAATCGATCAAAGGTTTTCAGGAATCATTTGACAAAAGCGTGCAATCGTTTAACGAAGTGCAGCGCGAAAAATTTTCACAGCTCGAAAGCCGGCAGAACGAATTGGTTGTGAATACTGAAAAGAAACTTGAATCTATCCGCGTTACTGTTGAAGAGAAGCTTGAAAAAACGCTCAGCGAGCGGCTTGGACAGAGTTTTGAAACGGTTGGAAAACAATTGATTGAAGTGCAGAAAGGACTTGGCGAAATGCAATCGCTTGCGCAGGATGTTGGTGGTCTAAAAAAAGTATTAAGCAACGTGAAGGATCGTGGCGGAGTAGGCGAGATTCAACTCGAAATGCTGCTTGAGCAAATTCTGGCTCCTGAGCAATACGCCGCCAACGTTAAAACAAAAGCGGGTTCCAACGATCTGGTTGAATTCGCCGTTAAACTTCCGGGGAAAGATGATTTGAATTCAGTCGTGTACTTGCCTATTGATGCCAAGTTCCCGCGCGATGTGTATGAAAAAGTGGTTGACGCCTACGATAAAGGTGAACCCGCAGTCATTGATGCTGCCAACAAGGAGCTTGAAAACACCATAAAAAAAATGGCAAAAGACATCCGCGACAAATACATCGATCCGCCGCACACCACTGACTTTGCCATTATGTTTTTACCATTCGAAAGTATTTATGCCGAGGTAATTCGCAGATCTCATTTGCTTGAACAGCTTCAACGTGAATTTAAAATCACTGTGACCGGACCAACAACACTTGCGGCCATACTCAACAGTTTGCAAATGGGATTCCGCACGCTGGCAATTCAAAAACACAGTGGTGAAGTGTGGAAAATTCTGGGTGCAGTGAAAACGGAATTCGAAAAATTTGGCGGCTTACTTGAGAAAGCACAGAAACACATTAGCAATGCTGGCGAAACCCTCGATCAGCTGAAAGGAACCCGCACGCGCGCCATTCAGCGCCAATTGCGCGATATACAGGTGTTGCCCGGTGTTGAAGAAGCGGATGTAACAGAAATCACGGCTGGTGACGATGAATAGTTTCTGAATATCTGTGAAATATAAAAGCCATCTGATTTTTAGTTCAGACGGCTTTTTAATGAAATTCAATAAACTTCAGAATCCAAATGCAACTCCGATATTCACACCAAGCCAATCGACATCAGCGTTATCAGCCATAACATAATTCCATTTTAATTCACCGGTTACAGCCAGATTGTCATTGATTTGATAAGCAATGCCGGCTTTGGGTGCAATGCCGAAATACAATTCGGAATCTTTCATTTCTGAGCTGCCGATCTTCCATTTCAGACTGTAGTTGTACAAACCGATGTCTGTGCCGAGATATGGCCTCAATGGGGCTTCCTGCAAATAATATTCAACCAACGCTGTGATAGGCATCATTGAGCTGGATATGTCATCCCAGTCTGTGCCGAAGTGATGATAGCCCAGGTTGAGTCCAAAGGCCACATCGTCGGTAACAAAATACTTTCCACTGAAATTTAAGCCAAACCCCATGTTGTAGCCATCTGCAAAATCTCCCAAAGGGAATTGTGGCCCGACCTGGAGACCAACCTGCACCTGTGAATAACCTGCAGATGCTATCATGCTGAACACGACCAATGCGAAAATTCTGATTTTTTTCATGATGAATGTTTTTAATACTGCAATATTATTAATTATTTGCTTAATAGATTTTGTATTTTAGCAAAAAAATCATGAGATTCTTACTTCTGTTATTTTGTACTATGATGTCAGCATTTTCTGCACAATCACAATCTGTGATACAGCTTCCAGCGCCGGTTAAGACTGGGGGGAAACCATTGATGGAGGTCTTGAATGAACGGATTTCCGGACGCGAATTTCTTGACTCGGCCATGTCGGAGCAGCAGATAAGCAATTTACTTTGGGCTGCTTACGGAATAAACAGAAGTGAGTCTGGAAAGCGCACAGCGCCCTCTGCCCGCAACATGCAGGAATTCGATATTTATCTTGCCCAAAAAAAGGCAATCTATAGCTGGAAATCCGACAGCAATCAGCTGGTATTATTAAAGGCTGGCGATTTTCGCGGCCGCATCGGTCGTCAGGCATTTGTGGCATCAGCATCGCTCGTGTTGATTTTTGTTGCAGATTATGATCGTATGGGAAAGATGGAAGACGCCACAAAAGATTTTTACAGTGCTGCCGATTGTGGCTATATCAGTCAGAATGTGTATTTGTTTGCCGCGTCCGAAAATCTGAGCACGGTTGTTTTGGGTTCTGTTGAGCGCGAATCAGTTGCCCTTTTGCTCGGACTGAAAGAATCGCAAAAAATAGTATTTGCGCAACCGGTTGGATTCAAACTAATTAAATAGATTAAAAGTCTGTTTAAAAATGATGCAGCATACAAAAACAACATCCCACCGTCCGAAAGCGACAACGGAGCTGAAGGACATAGAACCGTTGTTTTTGCTGTTGTTACGACGGTTCCATGTTCCGGCTTATGTTTTATCGTTTAGTCTCAATAGGCAGCCGGAACGGTGGAATGTCGTAACAATGAGCAGTTTTCAGACTGTCTCTAAGCGATTGTCCTTAAATTCAACCCGTTTGTAGTGACTTTTGAATTAATGGGCGGAAAGCTTATTTATGCGCAGTCAATTTGATTAAATTTGCGCTTGATGAGAAATTACTTTTTATTACTGATCCTGACGCTTCTGCCTGCATTGATTTCTGCTCAGGTAAAAAACACTGTTGCTGTTCGCACAATCGTCGCACCTGTAATTGATGGTGACATAAGCGATGATTGTTGGAATATTTCATCGCCAGCAGATAAGTTCTTGCAGAAAAGTCCTTTCTATAACCAGCCTGCAACGCAGCAATCCGAAGTCAGGGTGCTTTTTGACGACAATGGAATTTATTTTGCAATCCGTTGTTACGACAGTGCTTCCGACAGCATTCTGCGCCAGCTGGGAACGCGTGATGAGGACTTGAATGCTGACCGTTTCAACGTGAAAATTGATCCGTACAACAATCATCTCGACGCTTATGTTTTTGGAGTGTATGCATCGGGGCCGCAGGCTGACAGCCGTTTTCAGGATGCAGCATTCAATGCGGTCTGGAAAAGCGAATCAAAAATTGATGACAAAGGCTGGACGTCTGAAATGTTTATACCTTATAGCGCTTTAAGATTTCCGAAATCAGATGTGCAGTTGTGGGGAATACAGTTCGAGCGCCTGATCAGACGTTCGCGCGAAACCAGTCAGTGGGCACTCGAAGAGCAGAATGCCTCAAATGTTCAATTGCTGTGGGGCACACTGAGCGGCATACAGGGCATTGATCCGCCGGTGCGTTTGTCTTTAAATCCATATGTATCTGCTTCTGTTTCGCATTTTCCGCATCATGATGAACATGTGGATGACTACTCGAGGAACTTTGGTGGCGGGCTCGATCTCAAAGCCGGACTAAGCGAAAGCTACACAATCGACATGACGCTTCTGCCCGATTTCAGCCAGGTACAGAGCGATGACATCATTAATAATCTTTCCGCCTTTGAAACTCAATACGAGGAGCAGCGCATGTTTTTCAAAGAAGCAGTTGATCTTTTTCAAAAAGGAAATTTATTTTATTCGCGTCGTATAGGTCGCATGCCACGCGGTTTTTTCGATATTTATTCGCAACTTGATTCAGGCGAAACTGTTATTTCAAACCCTTCTCAGTCGCAACTGGTCAACGCTTCAAAAATCTCTGGTCGCGGAAATAATGGCCTTGCAGTTGGATTTTTTAATGCCGTTACCAGGAATACCTATGCTGAAATCCGCACTGTTGGCGGAGATACACGAAGAGTACTTACCGAACCTTTTGCGAATTACAATATACTGGTTGTAGATAAGGAATTTAAAAACAGTAATTCCTTTTACATCATCAACAACAATGCTTTGCGTGAACGCGTGTATCAGAGCAGTAATGTGACAGGTGCAGGTACAGGAATTTTTCTCAGAAAAAAAACATTTAAACTGTCATTCAATACTGCTGTCACTCAAAATGATACGACGCTGTTTTCAGAACGTGCACTTGATCGTGCCGGACTGGCTCATGCCACCTCATTTTCAAAAGTTCGCGGAAACTGGACATGGACGCTTGGACAGAGTACACGGAACAGCCGATTCGACTATGATGATATGGGTATTATGTCGATGAACAATTATCAAAGCTACACGTTCTCATCGGCCTATGCCTGGTACAATCCTGCAACGTGGCTGAAGGAAATCCGAATGAATAATTATCTTGAATCTTCCTACAGACTCTCAACGGGTCGTTCAATCGGAAGTGAGGCAATGATTCGTTTCAGCCTGCTCACCATGAAGCATCATTTTTATATCTGGGGCGGATACGAACATTCACTGACCCGGGCGTATAATTATTATGAATCGAGAAATCCCGAAATGCCTTATTATGAGCCACACTGGTCATATGCGTACCTTGGTTTTTCCAGCTCTTACAGCAAACCATTTGCACTGGATGGTGATTTCTCTTTTGTAAGTGTTCCCTACGATGACTCATATGCCATCAATATTGCGCTTTCTCCATTTTTGAAAATCGGAAATCGTTTTCAATTGCGTTACGAAGTTGGCACAGAAAACACACTTCGCAGTGTTGGTTATGCTGGAACAGATACACTTGGAATGCCGCTTTTTGGCGTGCGCGATGTAGTGACTGTGAACAACACTCTTTCGCTTACGTATGTCATCCGCAACTATATGCCAATTACATTGCGCGTTCGGCATTATTACAACGAAGGCCGCTATGACCGCTACATGACACTCGATGAAACCGGAGAACCTTTTATTGCAGCAAACGCTGACTACAACCACGATTTCACCTTCAATGCTTTCAATGTTGATTTTGTTTATTCATGGCAGTTCTCTCCGGGCAGCTCTCTGAGCCTGATCTGGAAGACCGGC
This genomic window from Bacteroidetes bacterium GWF2_43_63 contains:
- a CDS encoding recombinase RmuC — translated: MSETLRLITEENRKALEKLTATVEQKLILLSEQSGKNAEQQREALEKSIKGFQESFDKSVQSFNEVQREKFSQLESRQNELVVNTEKKLESIRVTVEEKLEKTLSERLGQSFETVGKQLIEVQKGLGEMQSLAQDVGGLKKVLSNVKDRGGVGEIQLEMLLEQILAPEQYAANVKTKAGSNDLVEFAVKLPGKDDLNSVVYLPIDAKFPRDVYEKVVDAYDKGEPAVIDAANKELENTIKKMAKDIRDKYIDPPHTTDFAIMFLPFESIYAEVIRRSHLLEQLQREFKITVTGPTTLAAILNSLQMGFRTLAIQKHSGEVWKILGAVKTEFEKFGGLLEKAQKHISNAGETLDQLKGTRTRAIQRQLRDIQVLPGVEEADVTEITAGDDE